A section of the Rossellomorea marisflavi genome encodes:
- a CDS encoding acetyl-CoA C-acyltransferase yields the protein MREVVIVDAVRTPIGRYKGSLKGVRPDDLGAAVIKALIARNPDVPLESIEEVVFGNANGAGEDNRNVARMSALLAGLPVEVGGTTINRLCGSGLDAVNYAARAILAGEGEIFIAGGTESMTRAPLVMKKPESEFPRGNMEMFDTTIGWRFVNPKMEEMYGTDSMPETAENVAKRFAISREEQDCFALASQTKAKEAQVQGRLVDEVVPVEVFNKRSGVMHVTQDEHPRPDTDLAKLAGLKPLFKDGSVTAGNASGVNDGAAALLLMSRNKAEELGLTPLARYVTSAVAGVEPSVMGIGPIDATQKALTRAGLTMEQVGLVELNEAFAAQSLACIRELGLDEAIVNVNGGAIAYGHPLGASGARILTTLLHEMKRRDVQYGLATMCIGVGQGIATVVERLKG from the coding sequence ATGAGGGAAGTTGTGATCGTCGATGCCGTCAGAACCCCGATCGGGAGATACAAAGGAAGCCTTAAAGGCGTAAGGCCTGATGATCTCGGGGCAGCTGTCATCAAGGCCCTGATTGCGCGAAATCCCGATGTCCCCCTTGAATCCATTGAAGAAGTGGTGTTCGGAAATGCAAACGGAGCCGGAGAGGACAACCGGAATGTAGCCAGGATGTCGGCCCTGTTGGCAGGACTCCCCGTTGAAGTGGGGGGGACCACGATCAATCGCCTGTGCGGATCCGGACTCGATGCGGTGAATTATGCGGCCCGTGCCATCCTGGCAGGTGAGGGAGAGATCTTCATCGCAGGAGGAACGGAGAGCATGACCCGTGCCCCCCTGGTCATGAAAAAGCCGGAAAGCGAATTTCCCCGAGGGAACATGGAGATGTTTGACACGACCATCGGGTGGCGGTTTGTGAACCCGAAGATGGAGGAAATGTACGGAACCGATTCCATGCCGGAAACAGCTGAAAACGTTGCGAAGAGATTTGCTATCTCCCGTGAAGAGCAGGATTGTTTTGCCTTGGCAAGCCAGACCAAGGCCAAAGAAGCGCAGGTGCAAGGACGCCTTGTGGATGAGGTGGTACCGGTTGAGGTATTCAACAAACGAAGCGGCGTAATGCATGTCACTCAGGATGAGCATCCGAGACCGGATACCGATCTCGCAAAGCTTGCTGGATTAAAGCCGCTATTCAAGGACGGGTCCGTCACGGCAGGCAATGCTTCAGGGGTAAACGACGGGGCGGCCGCCCTGCTCCTGATGAGCAGGAACAAAGCAGAGGAGCTGGGATTGACGCCTCTCGCCCGGTACGTGACGTCTGCTGTCGCCGGCGTCGAACCGTCCGTCATGGGCATAGGACCCATCGATGCCACCCAAAAGGCATTGACCAGGGCCGGCCTAACCATGGAACAAGTCGGACTGGTGGAGTTGAATGAAGCATTTGCCGCCCAGTCCCTCGCCTGTATCAGGGAGCTTGGACTCGACGAGGCGATCGTGAATGTCAATGGAGGTGCGATTGCATACGGACATCCCCTCGGGGCGAGCGGCGCAAGAATCCTGACGACACTCCTGCATGAGATGAAGAGACGGGATGTCCAATATGGCCTTGCCACCATGTGCATAGGGGTCGGGCAGGGAATCGCGACCGTGGTGGAAAGGCTGAAGGGATAA
- the paaX gene encoding phenylacetic acid degradation operon negative regulatory protein PaaX, with the protein MNTRSMIFTLYGDYISHYGNKIWIGSLIRLLNEFGHNDQAVRAAISRMNKQGWVQAEKQGNKSYYTLTERGVDRMEEAANRIFKLKPEEWDGKWRIFMYSIPEEIRSIRDELRKELVWSGFGTMSASTWISPNDLEKQVRQLIRKYEIEEYVDFFIADHKGPSESRRLVEKNWDLEEINAKYEGFIAEYSRMYMMDKSKIAKGQMSDAECFVGRAKLVHEYRKFLFVDPGLPDELLPDKWLGGHAATLFGEYYKELAEPASRFFESVFEDGNELTNKDTSYDVMNHPLLMD; encoded by the coding sequence ATGAATACAAGATCAATGATCTTCACCTTGTACGGGGATTATATCAGCCATTACGGGAATAAAATCTGGATCGGGAGCCTGATCCGGCTTCTGAATGAGTTCGGCCACAATGACCAGGCAGTGAGAGCGGCCATTTCCCGAATGAACAAGCAGGGCTGGGTCCAGGCAGAGAAACAAGGGAATAAAAGTTATTACACATTGACCGAGCGCGGTGTCGACCGGATGGAAGAAGCTGCGAACAGGATCTTCAAGCTCAAGCCTGAGGAGTGGGACGGGAAGTGGAGGATCTTCATGTACTCCATTCCGGAAGAAATCCGGAGTATTCGGGACGAGCTCAGGAAAGAACTGGTTTGGAGCGGTTTCGGCACGATGTCCGCCAGTACGTGGATTTCCCCTAATGACTTGGAGAAACAGGTTAGGCAACTGATCCGGAAATACGAGATCGAAGAGTATGTCGACTTCTTCATTGCAGACCATAAAGGGCCGAGTGAAAGCAGAAGGCTCGTAGAAAAGAACTGGGATCTGGAAGAAATCAATGCCAAATATGAGGGTTTCATCGCGGAGTACAGCCGCATGTATATGATGGATAAAAGCAAGATTGCCAAGGGCCAAATGAGTGATGCGGAGTGTTTCGTAGGGCGGGCAAAGCTTGTCCATGAATACCGGAAGTTCTTATTCGTGGATCCGGGACTTCCTGATGAGCTGCTACCGGATAAATGGCTCGGAGGTCATGCCGCCACGCTATTCGGAGAGTATTATAAGGAGCTTGCTGAGCCCGCCTCCCGCTTCTTCGAGAGTGTATTCGAAGATGGGAACGAGCTCACCAATAAAGATACATCCTATGACGTGATGAACCATCCGCTCCTGATGGATTAG
- a CDS encoding NAD(P)H-dependent flavin oxidoreductase, producing MNRLTECLGIQHPIIQGGMGNISNARLAAAVSEAGALGTIGTGTMGVKEVGEIVRDLKVLTNRPFALNIPITMTPDLKGMIGIAITEEVPVVSLSAGNPAPLIPVLHEHGIKVVCVVASRKQARKAADAGADVLVAEGYEAAGINSHLETTTLALIPQLVDEVAIPVVAAGGIADGRGLVAMLALGASGVQMGTRFIATKEAPFHERYKETLLAANDHGTLIVGRSVGRVRRVLRAPYAERVLDLEKQGMTLEQYSELTSEDNHRKGALEGKLDEGFINGGQVAGLIGDIPTVKEVVDGMMNDASTVLRALSGTMKVE from the coding sequence ATGAATAGACTCACAGAATGCCTCGGGATCCAGCACCCCATCATCCAGGGAGGCATGGGGAACATCAGCAATGCCCGCCTGGCTGCGGCCGTGTCGGAAGCGGGTGCCCTGGGGACGATCGGGACAGGGACCATGGGTGTGAAGGAAGTGGGGGAGATCGTCCGGGATCTGAAGGTGCTCACGAACCGGCCATTCGCCCTGAATATCCCGATTACGATGACGCCTGACCTGAAAGGCATGATCGGGATTGCCATCACGGAAGAGGTACCCGTGGTTTCCTTATCAGCAGGAAATCCGGCACCGCTCATTCCTGTCCTTCACGAGCACGGGATCAAAGTGGTATGCGTGGTGGCCTCCCGTAAGCAAGCAAGAAAAGCGGCGGATGCAGGGGCAGACGTCCTGGTGGCAGAAGGGTATGAAGCGGCGGGCATCAACTCCCATCTCGAGACCACGACCCTGGCCCTCATCCCGCAGCTTGTGGATGAAGTGGCTATTCCCGTCGTGGCAGCCGGGGGAATTGCGGATGGCCGCGGGCTTGTAGCCATGCTCGCCCTGGGCGCAAGCGGCGTCCAGATGGGAACCCGGTTCATCGCGACCAAGGAAGCACCCTTTCATGAGCGGTATAAAGAAACCCTTCTTGCAGCGAATGATCACGGAACACTTATTGTCGGGCGGAGCGTGGGAAGGGTACGGCGCGTTCTGAGGGCGCCCTACGCTGAAAGGGTATTGGATCTGGAAAAGCAGGGGATGACTCTGGAACAGTACTCGGAACTGACCTCTGAGGACAACCATCGCAAGGGTGCCCTCGAAGGAAAACTCGACGAGGGTTTCATCAATGGTGGACAGGTGGCCGGTCTGATCGGTGATATACCGACCGTCAAAGAAGTGGTGGACGGGATGATGAACGACGCCTCAACGGTCCTGAGGGCTCTTTCAGGCACTATGAAGGTAGAATAA
- a CDS encoding EthD family reductase translates to MVKLIALYKHPEDKATFDEHYFNIHGPITAKIPGLKKMVVTKITGSPMGGEGDYYLMCEMYYDSHESMKAGMKSPEGKASGKDLMGFAGDLVTLMIGEEIDGAE, encoded by the coding sequence ATGGTCAAGTTGATTGCACTGTATAAACACCCGGAGGATAAGGCAACGTTTGATGAGCATTATTTTAATATCCACGGACCAATCACGGCAAAGATCCCTGGTCTGAAGAAGATGGTGGTAACGAAGATCACGGGATCTCCCATGGGAGGAGAGGGCGACTATTATCTGATGTGCGAGATGTACTACGACAGCCATGAATCGATGAAAGCCGGTATGAAATCGCCTGAAGGAAAGGCATCGGGTAAGGATCTCATGGGATTTGCAGGCGACCTGGTCACCCTTATGATCGGGGAAGAGATCGATGGAGCAGAGTGA
- a CDS encoding enoyl-CoA hydratase/isomerase family protein — protein sequence MEQSDEFITVRVEDAIGIVELNRPDVLNALNRQMVSEVVGAFERLDRDESVKVILLMGKGRAFAAGADIKEMADASPVDFELMDPFAPWDRMTLIKKPIIGAVHGFALGGGFELALSCDLLFAAEDARFGFPEVNLGVMPGAGGTQRLTKLLGKTRAMEWLLSGDTFSAEEALQWGIVNRTIPQSLLIEETKRFARKLADKPPLSLRLIKESVHTAVDATVSEGMKQERKNFYLLFASEDQKEGMKAFVEKRTAEFKGR from the coding sequence ATGGAGCAGAGTGATGAATTCATCACGGTGAGGGTGGAGGATGCCATCGGGATCGTTGAATTGAATCGTCCCGATGTGCTGAACGCCCTCAATCGCCAGATGGTCTCTGAAGTGGTCGGGGCGTTCGAGCGGCTCGATCGTGACGAAAGCGTGAAGGTCATCCTCCTGATGGGGAAGGGCCGTGCTTTCGCCGCGGGGGCCGATATCAAGGAAATGGCAGATGCCAGTCCCGTAGATTTTGAGCTTATGGACCCCTTCGCACCATGGGACCGGATGACCCTCATCAAAAAGCCCATTATCGGAGCTGTGCATGGATTTGCCCTCGGCGGAGGATTCGAACTTGCCCTCAGCTGTGATCTGTTGTTTGCGGCCGAGGATGCCCGTTTCGGGTTCCCCGAGGTGAATCTCGGCGTCATGCCAGGTGCCGGGGGAACCCAGCGGCTCACGAAGCTGCTCGGGAAGACCCGGGCAATGGAATGGCTGCTGTCAGGTGATACGTTCTCAGCCGAAGAGGCCTTACAGTGGGGCATCGTCAACCGGACGATCCCGCAGTCTTTATTAATAGAAGAAACGAAGCGTTTTGCCCGAAAGTTGGCCGATAAGCCTCCGCTTTCCCTGCGTCTGATAAAAGAATCGGTGCACACGGCGGTGGATGCCACGGTATCGGAAGGGATGAAGCAAGAACGGAAGAACTTCTATCTGTTGTTTGCCTCTGAAGATCAAAAAGAAGGAATGAAGGCGTTTGTGGAGAAACGGACAGCCGAATTCAAGGGGAGGTAA
- a CDS encoding ABC transporter substrate-binding protein gives MLLGMMILSGCGSSEKSGSDGDGKKEYVIGVSQIVEHPSLDAAYKGFKKALEENGFKEGDNVKYDVQNAQGDPNNSQTIAKNLVGDGVDLIFANSTPSAQHALNATKKIPIVFTSVTDPVGAELVKSFEEPGENITGTSDNHPEATSKTIFFITDELKAKKIGVIYNSGEQNSVVQAKEVKKLAEEKGAKVVEASVSTSAEVKQATESLVGRVDAIYVPTDNTVVSALDAVIGVANDKDIPLFVGELDSMKKGAVAASGFSYEDLGYETGLMAVKILKGEKKPSEISVEYPKDFKLMINKKAAEEQGVEVKDAWSELGEFYEE, from the coding sequence ATGCTCCTCGGGATGATGATTTTATCGGGTTGCGGTTCATCAGAAAAAAGCGGTAGCGATGGCGATGGAAAGAAGGAATATGTAATCGGGGTCAGTCAGATCGTCGAGCATCCGTCACTTGATGCAGCTTACAAAGGGTTTAAGAAAGCACTGGAAGAGAACGGATTCAAAGAGGGTGACAACGTGAAATACGATGTTCAGAATGCCCAGGGTGATCCGAATAATTCCCAGACCATCGCCAAAAACCTCGTCGGGGACGGGGTGGACCTTATTTTCGCCAATTCAACACCGAGCGCGCAACATGCTCTGAATGCGACCAAGAAGATCCCCATTGTGTTTACATCGGTGACGGATCCCGTCGGTGCTGAGCTGGTGAAATCATTCGAGGAGCCGGGGGAGAATATCACGGGTACATCGGACAACCATCCCGAAGCGACCTCCAAAACGATCTTTTTTATCACAGATGAACTGAAAGCGAAGAAAATCGGGGTGATCTATAACTCTGGTGAACAGAACTCCGTCGTGCAGGCCAAGGAAGTGAAGAAGCTTGCTGAGGAAAAGGGAGCGAAGGTCGTGGAAGCGTCTGTATCCACTTCAGCGGAAGTGAAGCAGGCGACTGAATCGCTTGTAGGCCGTGTAGATGCCATCTACGTCCCGACGGACAATACGGTGGTCTCAGCACTTGATGCCGTCATCGGTGTTGCCAATGATAAAGATATTCCACTCTTCGTCGGTGAACTTGATTCCATGAAAAAAGGTGCGGTAGCCGCCAGCGGATTCAGCTATGAAGATCTTGGATATGAAACGGGCCTCATGGCCGTTAAGATCCTGAAGGGCGAGAAGAAACCGTCTGAGATCAGCGTTGAGTATCCGAAAGATTTCAAGCTTATGATCAACAAGAAAGCGGCCGAAGAGCAGGGTGTCGAGGTAAAGGATGCCTGGAGTGAACTCGGAGAATTCTACGAAGAGTGA
- a CDS encoding 3-hydroxyacyl-CoA dehydrogenase — MMRNLVVVGSGVMGRGIAYVSAVGGYRTTLVDIKEEQLLRAEREIAGYLQKGIERQKLSADQYEEAKGNLQYSTNLSIAVSDADFVIEAVPEDRELKRSVFQVLDAHAPESCYFATNTSTMSPTEIGSYTKRPQKVIAMHFFNPVHKMPLIEIIKGLETDEETVEAVREAASSMGKETVIINEFPGFVTSRISALVGNEAFLMLQEGLGTPEDIDKAIKLGLNYPMGPFELGDLVGLDTRLNNLKYLHEKLGDKYRPAPLLEQYVKAGRLGRKTGRGVYEYSVEKEKEKST, encoded by the coding sequence ATCATGCGGAATCTAGTCGTAGTCGGTTCAGGGGTCATGGGGAGAGGGATAGCCTACGTAAGTGCAGTAGGTGGATATCGGACCACCCTTGTGGATATTAAGGAAGAACAGCTGCTCCGTGCAGAAAGGGAGATTGCAGGATATCTTCAAAAAGGGATAGAACGCCAAAAGCTTTCGGCGGATCAATACGAAGAAGCAAAAGGGAACCTCCAATATTCTACCAATCTGTCGATCGCCGTGTCGGATGCTGATTTTGTCATCGAGGCTGTACCCGAAGACCGGGAGCTGAAGCGCTCCGTATTCCAGGTGCTTGACGCCCATGCTCCTGAATCATGTTATTTTGCCACCAACACGTCCACCATGAGCCCAACGGAAATCGGTTCTTACACGAAAAGGCCCCAAAAGGTCATTGCCATGCACTTCTTCAATCCTGTACATAAAATGCCCCTGATCGAGATCATCAAGGGCTTGGAGACGGATGAAGAAACGGTGGAGGCTGTCCGCGAAGCTGCAAGCTCCATGGGGAAGGAGACGGTCATCATTAATGAATTCCCTGGATTTGTCACAAGCAGGATCTCGGCTCTCGTGGGGAATGAAGCATTCTTAATGCTCCAAGAGGGGCTCGGGACACCGGAAGACATTGATAAAGCCATCAAACTTGGGTTGAACTATCCCATGGGACCGTTTGAGCTCGGAGATCTGGTCGGATTGGATACGAGACTCAATAACTTGAAGTACCTCCATGAAAAGCTCGGAGATAAATACCGTCCGGCTCCCCTGTTGGAGCAGTATGTGAAGGCGGGAAGACTGGGGCGTAAGACGGGAAGGGGCGTATATGAGTACTCTGTGGAGAAAGAAAAGGAGAAGTCGACATGA
- a CDS encoding PadR family transcriptional regulator produces the protein MSIRSQLLKGILDGCILAVIEKEPVYGYELSRKLQASGLQDVSEGTIYPVLLRLQKNKWITGEMRPSESGPNRKYYSLTEDGKAALVEITQEWEHLSVPVNQLLKRG, from the coding sequence ATGTCGATCCGAAGCCAACTGCTAAAAGGGATTCTTGATGGATGCATCCTGGCCGTCATTGAAAAGGAGCCCGTTTATGGCTATGAATTGTCCAGGAAACTTCAGGCATCCGGTCTGCAGGATGTAAGTGAAGGAACGATCTATCCCGTCCTTCTCCGCCTGCAGAAGAATAAATGGATCACAGGCGAAATGCGGCCGTCCGAGTCGGGTCCGAACCGGAAATATTATTCACTGACTGAGGACGGAAAAGCCGCGCTAGTAGAGATCACCCAAGAGTGGGAGCATCTATCCGTCCCGGTCAACCAACTATTGAAAAGGGGGTAA
- a CDS encoding DUF1129 family protein, producing MIAAKELIELNNQKREKLTEENEKYYSDILLYLRLQLTLSDQQTEEILMEILEHLLEGQDEGKTATMIFGADPKAYADELVEQLPPESKRSVAGFISLMALNLFGIFLAIRGAGLLIASFFKEVENDVFIGSAAIMAVILLLTILTEIKMFFSIIKRSLFQEKDSAGKMALIGGLGGGAISLPFFLALFFLPDLGPSFSFSWWASLIAGLVMVGLYKLISRNRF from the coding sequence TTGATCGCAGCAAAAGAACTGATCGAATTAAATAACCAAAAGAGAGAAAAACTGACCGAAGAGAACGAAAAATATTATTCCGATATCTTATTGTACCTCCGACTCCAGCTCACCCTGTCTGATCAGCAAACTGAAGAGATCCTCATGGAGATCCTCGAACATCTCCTCGAAGGACAGGACGAAGGAAAGACAGCTACGATGATCTTCGGAGCTGATCCGAAAGCATATGCAGACGAGCTTGTCGAACAGCTTCCTCCCGAGAGCAAACGGAGCGTAGCCGGGTTCATTTCCCTGATGGCCTTGAACCTGTTCGGTATTTTCCTAGCCATCCGCGGAGCAGGCCTACTGATCGCCTCTTTCTTCAAAGAAGTGGAAAATGATGTATTCATCGGCTCGGCAGCCATTATGGCGGTGATCTTACTCCTCACCATATTGACAGAGATCAAGATGTTCTTTTCCATCATCAAGCGTTCACTATTTCAAGAAAAAGATTCAGCCGGCAAGATGGCGCTGATCGGCGGATTGGGCGGTGGAGCCATCAGTTTACCATTCTTCCTTGCCTTGTTTTTCCTCCCAGACCTTGGTCCTTCTTTTTCTTTCAGCTGGTGGGCTTCCCTTATCGCGGGATTGGTCATGGTCGGCCTGTATAAGTTGATTTCCAGAAACAGATTCTAA
- the paaD gene encoding 1,2-phenylacetyl-CoA epoxidase subunit PaaD — MEQTVMKILETVKDPEIDSISIVDLGMVHSIEMKGGRCTIKLLPTFAGCPALDIIKGNVKKACMAQPGIEEVEVRFVYTPPWTSDRLTPNGREKLKEFGIAPPPEKFTSLEEWEIHCPYCDSHYTSMENLFGPTACRSILYCKECRNPFEAMKPISTTM, encoded by the coding sequence ATGGAACAGACGGTCATGAAGATACTTGAAACGGTCAAGGATCCGGAAATCGACTCCATCTCCATTGTCGATCTCGGAATGGTCCATTCAATCGAGATGAAGGGAGGGCGATGCACCATCAAGCTCTTACCCACCTTTGCCGGATGTCCGGCTCTGGATATCATCAAAGGAAATGTCAAAAAGGCGTGCATGGCTCAGCCGGGGATAGAAGAAGTGGAAGTGCGCTTCGTCTATACACCGCCTTGGACCTCAGACCGGCTGACGCCAAATGGAAGGGAGAAGCTGAAGGAATTCGGTATCGCCCCGCCCCCCGAGAAGTTTACGAGTCTTGAAGAGTGGGAGATCCATTGTCCATATTGTGATTCCCATTACACGTCAATGGAAAATCTATTCGGACCGACGGCGTGCAGGAGCATCCTGTACTGCAAGGAGTGCCGGAACCCATTTGAAGCGATGAAGCCGATTTCCACAACTATGTAA
- a CDS encoding enoyl-CoA hydratase-related protein produces the protein MFETIRYEVKDSAAWITLNRPDRLNAFILQLNREIQKAVKTAERDEGVRVIVITGEGRAFCSGQDLSEVDENMDHGDVLRRQYGPMVKAMEDCLKPIIAAVNGVAAGAGFSLALACDFRLVSEKASFIQSFVHVGLVPDSGNLYYLSNLIGYAKAMELAVLGEKVSPREAEALGLATKVIPAESWEEETARFVGRIASLPTKAIGSMKRLLKDAPNRTFDEYLEKEAYAQRMAGMTVDHREGVEAFMAKKKPVFQGR, from the coding sequence ATGTTTGAAACCATCCGTTATGAAGTGAAGGACTCAGCAGCCTGGATCACCCTGAATCGGCCGGACCGCCTCAATGCCTTCATCCTCCAGCTGAACCGGGAGATCCAAAAGGCGGTCAAGACGGCAGAACGGGATGAAGGGGTGAGGGTGATCGTCATCACCGGGGAAGGCAGAGCCTTTTGTTCCGGCCAGGATCTCAGTGAGGTGGATGAGAATATGGATCACGGTGACGTGCTTCGCCGCCAATATGGACCGATGGTAAAAGCGATGGAGGATTGTCTGAAACCCATCATTGCCGCCGTCAACGGGGTCGCCGCCGGTGCCGGCTTCAGCCTCGCCCTTGCCTGCGACTTCCGCCTGGTCTCCGAGAAAGCAAGCTTCATCCAATCATTTGTCCATGTCGGGCTCGTGCCGGATTCCGGCAATCTCTATTACTTAAGCAATCTGATAGGCTATGCAAAGGCGATGGAACTGGCTGTACTCGGTGAAAAGGTCAGTCCTCGGGAAGCAGAAGCCCTCGGACTTGCCACCAAAGTGATCCCGGCTGAATCATGGGAAGAGGAGACTGCGAGATTCGTAGGACGGATCGCCTCCCTTCCGACAAAGGCGATCGGTTCAATGAAGCGGTTATTGAAGGATGCACCGAATCGGACATTTGACGAGTATTTGGAAAAAGAAGCCTACGCCCAGCGGATGGCCGGCATGACCGTGGATCACCGTGAAGGTGTCGAAGCATTTATGGCAAAGAAGAAACCTGTGTTCCAAGGACGATAA
- a CDS encoding aldehyde dehydrogenase family protein — MSTVKEQTFDVLEMKREHYSLIIGGQRTESESGETFTTYNPATGEALATVSLAGIEDAEKAVQAARNAFDYGKWKKAPVNKRSRTLNKIAGIMRSRFNELVSLEIMDSGKSLSAAQGQVMQAIEDFEFYAGAIVGHRGTVNPVPGQFTNVAEKEPVGVCAQIIPWNYPLMMAAWKIAPALAAGCSVIVKPATLTPLTAIVLGEICIEAGVPEGVINIIPGSGSTVGNYLVEHKNVDKVAFTGSTPVGKNIMERASQTLKRVTLELGGKSPNIVFADANLDAAVDGSLFGIFYNTGQSCEARSRLYVHEDIYDAFMEKFVEKTKKLTLGDPHDKGSHIGAVIDQKQVDTIHEYVTSAKEDGATILTGGKQAKVAGFEKGSWYEPTIITNVSHDMKAVKEEIFGPVVVVMTFKDEKEAIRMANDSEYGLGSAIWTENHGRATRVAKAIQAGIVMVNCPFSAFPGTPFGGYKQSGFGRELCVETLDLYTETKSIISYFGNRPLNPFGV; from the coding sequence ATGTCGACAGTGAAAGAGCAAACGTTTGACGTGTTGGAAATGAAGAGGGAGCATTATTCCTTGATCATCGGGGGCCAACGGACGGAAAGTGAATCCGGCGAAACTTTCACCACCTACAATCCGGCTACAGGGGAAGCATTGGCAACGGTGTCGCTTGCAGGCATCGAGGATGCAGAGAAAGCCGTACAGGCTGCACGCAATGCCTTTGATTACGGAAAATGGAAAAAGGCACCCGTCAACAAACGTTCACGCACTCTCAATAAAATCGCCGGGATCATGCGGTCAAGATTCAATGAGCTGGTATCGCTTGAAATCATGGACAGCGGAAAGTCCCTGTCGGCCGCACAGGGTCAGGTCATGCAGGCGATCGAAGACTTTGAATTCTATGCAGGCGCCATCGTCGGTCACAGGGGTACGGTGAATCCGGTCCCAGGTCAATTCACCAATGTAGCGGAGAAAGAGCCGGTCGGAGTCTGCGCGCAGATCATTCCATGGAATTATCCATTGATGATGGCCGCTTGGAAGATTGCACCCGCCCTTGCCGCCGGATGCTCCGTGATCGTGAAGCCTGCGACCCTCACCCCTCTTACCGCCATCGTCCTGGGTGAGATCTGTATTGAAGCCGGCGTACCGGAAGGAGTCATCAATATCATTCCAGGCTCCGGTTCAACGGTGGGGAATTATCTGGTGGAGCACAAGAACGTGGATAAAGTTGCGTTCACCGGCTCGACACCTGTAGGGAAGAACATCATGGAAAGGGCGTCCCAGACATTGAAACGAGTCACTTTAGAACTCGGCGGGAAATCCCCGAATATCGTATTCGCCGACGCCAATCTGGATGCAGCCGTCGACGGATCTCTCTTCGGAATTTTCTATAATACCGGTCAATCCTGTGAAGCCCGGTCCAGATTATATGTACACGAAGATATCTATGATGCGTTCATGGAGAAGTTCGTTGAGAAAACGAAGAAGCTCACCCTGGGTGATCCTCACGATAAAGGATCACATATCGGAGCCGTCATTGATCAGAAGCAGGTGGATACGATCCATGAGTATGTGACATCGGCGAAAGAAGATGGGGCAACGATACTGACCGGAGGAAAACAGGCAAAGGTGGCCGGCTTTGAAAAGGGAAGCTGGTATGAGCCGACGATCATCACCAATGTGAGCCATGACATGAAAGCCGTAAAAGAAGAGATCTTCGGACCAGTCGTGGTTGTCATGACGTTCAAAGATGAGAAAGAAGCGATCCGCATGGCCAATGACAGCGAATATGGTCTCGGATCTGCGATCTGGACAGAGAATCATGGTCGTGCAACACGGGTGGCAAAAGCGATCCAGGCCGGAATCGTCATGGTGAACTGCCCATTCTCCGCGTTCCCTGGCACCCCGTTCGGCGGATACAAGCAATCCGGATTCGGTCGGGAGCTTTGCGTCGAGACGCTGGACCTGTATACCGAGACGAAGAGCATCATTTCCTATTTCGGCAATCGTCCACTGAATCCATTCGGTGTGTAA